The following is a genomic window from Dehalococcoidia bacterium.
CGGCGAGTTTTCTTTTTCTTATTGGCATAGGCCATGCTGGCAAATGTGGGTCCATTTATCACGGCAGATCTCCTTGAAGTAGTCTGCCATTATTATCGCATGATTCGGGACTTAATCAGAGGTTCCTCAAGTAAACTCAGGCCAAGTGACAGTCAACGATTCTTACGATATACGCCTGCGCACGAATCGCCGAATGCGCTCCAGCGCTTCCTCGATCTCTGGCAGAGAGACGGCATAGCAGCAGCGCACATGTCCCTCACCGCAGGTGCCGAACGCCGATCCCTGAATGACCACCACCTTCTCCTCTTTGAGGAGATTTTCGGCAAACGCGTCCGATGACAGGCCGGTGGACTTGATCGAAGGGAAGGCGTAGAAGGCGCCTTTAGGCTCAAAACACGGAAGGCCGATCTCATTGAGGCCCTTGACGATCACCTTGCGCCTGCGATCATATTCGGCCAGCATCTGCTGGATATCTTCCTCGCCGTTCTTGATGGCCTCAAGGGCCGCCATCTGCCCCATGATGGAAGTACACATCATGGCATACTGATGAATCTTCATCATCGCCTCAATGATGTCCTCCCGCGCCATGGCATAGCCGACCCGCCATCCGGTCATGGCATAGGCCTTGGAAAATCCGTTGATCAGGATAGCACGCTCCTGCATATCCGGCAGACTGGCAAAGCAGGTGTGCTCCACGCCGTAGACCAGCCGATCGTAAATCTCATCGGAGATCACCAGAAGATCATGCCGCCGGGCGATATCGGCGATGCGTTCCAGTTCGCTTCGATCCATCACCGCGCCGGTAGGATTATTGGGGAAGCCCAGCAAAAGAGCCTTGGTTCGAGGGGTGATGCGCTTTTCGATCTCTTCCGCCTTGACCTTGAAGTCATTTTCAATCGAAGTCGGTACCGGCACCACCACTCCACCGGTCAGAATCGTACAGGGTGTATAGGCCACGTAACCCGGGTCCGGGACGATGACCTCGTCGCCAGGATCGAGAATGGCGCGCATGGCCAGATCCAGCGCCTCGCTCGATCCGGTGGTGACCAGAATCTGGTTGTTCGGATTGTAGGCGATTCCATATCGATGCTGATAATGCTCAGCCAGCGCCTTTCTAAGTTCGATGCGGCCGTAGTTGGAGGTATACATGGTATACCCCTTCTCGATGGCATAGATACCCGCCTCAGAGATATGCCAGGGCGTGACGAAATCGGGCTCCCCCACACCCAGCGAGATGGCCCCGTCCATCCCGGAGAGCAAGTCGAAGTATTTTCTGATCCCGGAGGGTGGGATCTTCTGCACCCGCTGAGAGATCGCGTTCCTTGGCACTTTCTTCATAGCGATTAAGGTCGCCTCGATTCTTGATTCCTTAATCATACCCGATATTTGCCTCTGTATCCACTGCCAGCGAGTCAGCCAGTTGAACATCTTGTTATTCACCAATCCCAAAGGTATCATAGGATCACCAGAAATTCGTAAGACGGTTTCAGGCGAGCAGATAACCCCATTCTTTGGGATGGGCTCGCCAGAATCGAGGCCATCGTCAAGATCGAACGGCTTTATGCAGCTCATGAACGACCAACAAAAGACTCAAGAACAACTCATCGCTGAGTTATCACAAGCCCGCCGCGAGATCGCTGAATTGCGAGAAGGCGAGAATCGGCGCATCTGGGTGGAAGAAGCTATCTCAGAGTCTGAGGATAATTTGCGTGCCTTGGTTGAAAACGCTCCGGACCATATCATGATTCTGGATCACCAAGGAACCATCCTGTCTGCCAACCGCATTGTTCCCCCTTTTACTCCCGAGGCTGTATATGGCAAAAACATTTTCGATTTCATCGCCCCGCAATTCCACAGTACTGCCCAAAAGTGCTTTGCCCACACTTTTCAGACTGGAGAAATGATAAACTTCGAAGGCAAAGGCGTACATCCCGGTTTTACAGGATGGTGGGTCGGCCGGGTGGGCGCTGTGAAACGCGGTGGAGAGGTCATTGCCGTAACATTTATGAATACGGACATCAGCCAAGTAAAACACGCCGAGGATGTGCTTCGAGAACATTCTCAACGGCTGGTAGAGGCTCAGGAGGCAGAGCGTCGTCGTATTGCCAGAGAACTCCATGATCATATTGGGGGGAGTCTTACCGGACTTCGGCTATTACTGGAAAAGGCGGTCATGGAACCGCCTGAGAAATCGCAGCAAAGCATATCCGAAGCGCAGGCGTTGATCTTTGAACTCATGGCGTGGGTGCGCGATTTCTCCCTTGACCTTCG
Proteins encoded in this region:
- a CDS encoding PAS domain-containing sensor histidine kinase, translated to MQLMNDQQKTQEQLIAELSQARREIAELREGENRRIWVEEAISESEDNLRALVENAPDHIMILDHQGTILSANRIVPPFTPEAVYGKNIFDFIAPQFHSTAQKCFAHTFQTGEMINFEGKGVHPGFTGWWVGRVGAVKRGGEVIAVTFMNTDISQVKHAEDVLREHSQRLVEAQEAERRRIARELHDHIGGSLTGLRLLLEKAVMEPPEKSQQSISEAQALIFELMAWVRDFSLDLRPWMLDDLGLLPAFFWGLDRLKAIAGLSVDFEHAGLQGRFPAQVETSAYRIAQEALTNVVKHAGVQKATVRLVGDRHQLTVIIQDAGRGFDPRTAFSNPLSSGLIGMRERAVSLGGKLFVDSEVGMGTTIMAELPLREMVPESADEDWK
- a CDS encoding aminotransferase class I/II-fold pyridoxal phosphate-dependent enzyme, which codes for MKKVPRNAISQRVQKIPPSGIRKYFDLLSGMDGAISLGVGEPDFVTPWHISEAGIYAIEKGYTMYTSNYGRIELRKALAEHYQHRYGIAYNPNNQILVTTGSSEALDLAMRAILDPGDEVIVPDPGYVAYTPCTILTGGVVVPVPTSIENDFKVKAEEIEKRITPRTKALLLGFPNNPTGAVMDRSELERIADIARRHDLLVISDEIYDRLVYGVEHTCFASLPDMQERAILINGFSKAYAMTGWRVGYAMAREDIIEAMMKIHQYAMMCTSIMGQMAALEAIKNGEEDIQQMLAEYDRRRKVIVKGLNEIGLPCFEPKGAFYAFPSIKSTGLSSDAFAENLLKEEKVVVIQGSAFGTCGEGHVRCCYAVSLPEIEEALERIRRFVRRRIS